Proteins encoded in a region of the Candidatus Rokuibacteriota bacterium genome:
- a CDS encoding type II toxin-antitoxin system RelE/ParE family toxin, which produces MAARIEYKASVAKDLRKLDRAEAIGAVSRLERVLAAEGLRGEALSGEFAGRLRIGDLRVIYARTDEGYLVLRIGHRRDVYRRGRPAE; this is translated from the coding sequence TTGGCCGCAAGGATTGAGTACAAGGCGTCAGTCGCGAAGGACCTGCGGAAGCTCGATCGCGCCGAGGCGATTGGGGCCGTGAGCAGGCTCGAGCGGGTCCTGGCGGCCGAGGGGCTCCGGGGCGAGGCGCTCTCCGGGGAGTTCGCCGGCAGGCTGAGGATCGGGGACCTCCGCGTGATCTACGCGAGAACCGACGAGGGCTACCTCGTCCTCCGGATCGGGCACCGTCGCGACGTGTATCGAAGGGGGCGACCAGCCGAGTGA
- the smpB gene encoding SsrA-binding protein SmpB → MAAEKLIATNRKARHDFDILETYEAGLALRGTEVKSLREGEVNFKDSYAGIQRDEAWLFGCHIAPYHHGTDANHDPERPRKLLLHRREITRLTGKVAERGLTLVPLRLYFKEGRAKLEIGLARGKKLHDKRAAIREREVKREMAKEARTHSRG, encoded by the coding sequence ATGGCCGCCGAGAAGCTCATCGCCACCAACCGGAAGGCCCGCCACGACTTCGACATCCTCGAGACCTACGAGGCGGGACTGGCTCTCAGGGGCACCGAGGTGAAGTCGCTGCGCGAGGGCGAGGTCAACTTCAAGGATTCCTACGCCGGCATCCAGCGGGACGAGGCCTGGCTCTTCGGCTGTCACATCGCCCCCTATCACCACGGCACGGATGCCAACCACGACCCGGAGCGGCCGCGGAAGCTCTTGCTGCACCGACGGGAGATCACGCGGCTCACGGGGAAGGTGGCCGAACGCGGGTTGACGCTGGTCCCCCTTCGTCTATACTTCAAAGAGGGGCGCGCGAAGCTCGAGATCGGGCTCGCGCGCGGCAAGAAGCTCCACGACAAGCGCGCCGCCATCCGCGAGCGCGAGGTCAAGCGCGAGATGGCCAAGGAAGCAAGAACGCACAGTCGCGGCTGA
- a CDS encoding SDR family NAD(P)-dependent oxidoreductase, translating to MRVDGKVAVITGAGGDLGRGMALCLAGAGARMLVNDRAGARAEETVGLVRRQGGEALAHEADVTRTDEVRAMMARAVAAWGTVDILVNNAGDFRDALIQKSRSTSPARCST from the coding sequence GTGAGAGTGGATGGGAAGGTGGCGGTGATCACCGGGGCTGGCGGCGATCTGGGGAGGGGCATGGCGCTCTGTCTCGCGGGGGCGGGGGCGCGGATGCTCGTCAATGACAGGGCGGGGGCCCGGGCCGAGGAGACGGTGGGGCTGGTGCGGAGGCAGGGAGGCGAGGCACTGGCCCATGAGGCCGACGTGACGCGGACGGACGAGGTGAGGGCCATGATGGCGCGGGCCGTCGCCGCATGGGGGACGGTGGACATCCTCGTCAACAATGCGGGGGACTTCCGCGACGCGCTCATCCAGAAGTCTCGAAGTACATCACCCGCCAGGTGCTCCACGTGA
- a CDS encoding ribbon-helix-helix protein, CopG family: MPVSVSVRLPDKTAQALDDLASATDRPRTYLIVRALEAYLADHADYQVALDRLRDKDDPVISSGELRRRLGRKD, from the coding sequence ATGCCCGTGTCGGTATCGGTTCGGCTTCCGGACAAGACCGCGCAGGCCCTGGACGACCTTGCCAGCGCCACAGACCGCCCGCGGACCTATCTGATCGTGAGAGCGCTCGAGGCGTATCTGGCGGATCACGCCGACTACCAGGTTGCGCTCGACCGGCTGCGGGACAAGGACGATCCGGTAATCTCCTCCGGGGAGCTCCGACGGCGCCTTGGCCGCAAGGATTGA
- a CDS encoding glycogen/starch/alpha-glucan phosphorylase, producing MPDDPTQAAIQREEAGLDAASLKRSLVNHLVYSVGKDSITATTRDWFYAAAYMTRDRLIERWMETMRSYYRRDAKRVYYLSMEFLMGRTLMNSLLNLGFAEECRQALAEIGLDLQQVREVEHEAALGNGGLGRLAACFLDSMATLDLPGYGFGIRYEYGMFAQRIEGGWQVEHPDNWLRYGNPWEFPRPEVLYPVKFHGRVLQYADAEGRLRHQWVDTDDVMAMAYDTPIPGYATHTVNNMRLWAAKATRDFDLHYFNEGNYIKSVQAKNESENLSKVLYPDDTTAMGRELRLKQQYFFVSASLQDIVYRYRKFHERFDELPDKVAIQLNDTHPSIAIAELMRILVDLHHLEWDAAWDITARTFSYTNHTLMPEALETWPVGLLESMLPRHLQIIYEINHRFLRAVMHQYPGDTEVLRRMSIVDESGGRHIRMAHLAIVGSHRVNGVAQIHTDLMKRTIFGDFDRFYPGKIVNVTNGITPRRWLNQANPRLAALITSRIGHGWVKDLGQLKHLLPLADDAVFRAEFRAVKRANKERLAALLRERCGIEVSADSLFDVQVKRIHEYKRQLLNLLHVVTLYNRLRGEPSDAPPARTVIFGGKAAPAYAMAKLIIKLINDVADIVNNDPRVGGRLKVAFVPNYDVSTAEDIIPAADLSEQISTAGTEASGTGNMKLALNGALTIGTLDGANIEIRNEVGQDNIFIFGLGAEDVQRLRSSGYRPLDVYEAQPELKQVLDMIASGYFSPDEPTRFRPLVDALLHGDHYLLLADYASYLGCQREVEATYRDQERWVRKTIANVASMERFSSDRSVRQYAAEIWHTKPVARPGGAGTPSPVA from the coding sequence ATGCCGGACGATCCAACGCAGGCGGCCATCCAGCGCGAGGAGGCCGGCCTCGATGCAGCCTCGCTCAAGCGCTCGCTCGTCAACCACCTCGTCTACTCGGTGGGCAAGGACTCCATCACCGCCACCACGCGCGACTGGTTCTATGCCGCGGCCTACATGACGCGCGATCGCCTCATCGAGCGGTGGATGGAGACCATGCGCAGCTACTACCGCCGCGACGCCAAGCGGGTCTACTACCTCTCCATGGAGTTCCTCATGGGGCGCACGCTGATGAACAGTCTGCTCAACCTGGGCTTCGCCGAGGAGTGCCGCCAGGCGCTCGCGGAGATCGGCCTCGACCTGCAGCAGGTGCGCGAGGTCGAGCACGAGGCCGCGCTCGGCAACGGCGGCCTCGGGCGGCTGGCGGCGTGCTTCCTCGACTCCATGGCGACGCTCGACCTGCCCGGCTACGGCTTTGGCATCCGCTACGAGTACGGGATGTTCGCGCAGCGCATCGAGGGCGGCTGGCAGGTGGAGCACCCCGACAACTGGCTGCGCTACGGCAACCCCTGGGAGTTCCCGCGCCCGGAAGTCCTGTACCCGGTCAAGTTCCACGGACGCGTGCTGCAGTACGCCGACGCGGAGGGCCGCCTGCGCCACCAGTGGGTGGATACCGATGACGTGATGGCGATGGCCTACGATACCCCCATTCCCGGCTACGCGACCCACACCGTCAACAACATGCGGCTCTGGGCAGCCAAGGCGACGCGCGATTTCGACCTCCACTACTTCAACGAGGGCAACTACATCAAGTCCGTGCAGGCCAAGAACGAGTCGGAGAACCTGTCCAAGGTGCTCTACCCCGACGACACCACGGCGATGGGGCGCGAGCTGCGCCTCAAGCAGCAGTACTTCTTCGTCTCCGCCTCGTTGCAGGACATCGTCTACCGCTACCGGAAGTTCCACGAGCGCTTCGACGAGCTGCCGGACAAGGTCGCCATCCAGCTCAACGACACTCACCCGTCCATCGCCATCGCCGAGCTGATGCGCATCCTGGTGGACCTGCATCACCTGGAGTGGGACGCCGCGTGGGACATCACCGCACGCACGTTCTCCTACACCAACCACACGCTCATGCCGGAGGCGCTGGAGACCTGGCCGGTCGGCCTCCTCGAGAGCATGCTGCCGCGCCATCTGCAGATCATCTACGAGATCAACCATCGCTTCCTCAGGGCCGTGATGCACCAGTATCCCGGCGACACCGAGGTGCTGCGCCGCATGTCCATCGTGGACGAGAGCGGCGGCCGGCACATCCGCATGGCGCACCTCGCCATCGTCGGCAGCCACAGGGTAAACGGCGTGGCGCAGATCCACACCGACCTCATGAAGCGGACCATCTTCGGCGACTTCGACCGCTTCTATCCCGGCAAGATCGTCAACGTGACCAACGGCATCACGCCGCGTCGCTGGCTGAACCAGGCCAACCCGCGCCTGGCCGCGCTGATCACCTCGCGCATCGGCCACGGCTGGGTGAAGGACCTCGGCCAGCTGAAGCACCTCCTGCCGCTGGCCGATGACGCCGTCTTCCGCGCGGAGTTCCGCGCGGTCAAGCGCGCCAACAAGGAGCGCCTGGCCGCCCTGCTGAGAGAGCGGTGCGGCATCGAGGTCAGCGCGGACTCGCTGTTCGACGTGCAGGTCAAGCGGATCCACGAGTACAAGCGGCAGCTCCTCAACCTGCTGCATGTGGTCACCCTGTACAACCGCCTGCGGGGCGAGCCATCCGACGCCCCCCCCGCGCGCACGGTGATCTTCGGCGGCAAGGCGGCGCCCGCCTACGCCATGGCCAAGCTGATCATCAAGCTCATCAACGACGTGGCCGACATCGTCAACAACGACCCGCGCGTCGGCGGCCGGCTGAAGGTGGCGTTCGTGCCCAACTACGACGTCTCGACCGCCGAGGACATCATCCCCGCAGCGGATCTCTCCGAGCAGATCTCCACCGCGGGCACCGAGGCCTCCGGCACCGGCAACATGAAGCTGGCGCTCAATGGCGCGCTCACCATCGGCACGCTCGACGGCGCCAACATCGAGATCCGCAACGAGGTGGGGCAGGACAACATCTTCATCTTCGGGCTCGGCGCGGAGGACGTCCAACGCCTGCGCTCCAGCGGCTACCGCCCGCTGGACGTGTACGAGGCCCAGCCGGAATTGAAGCAGGTGCTCGACATGATCGCCTCGGGCTACTTCTCGCCGGACGAGCCCACGCGCTTTCGGCCGCTGGTGGACGCGCTACTTCACGGCGACCACTACCTCCTGCTGGCCGATTACGCCTCCTACCTCGGCTGCCAGCGGGAGGTCGAGGCGACCTACCGCGACCAGGAGCGCTGGGTCCGCAAGACGATCGCCAACGTCGCGAGCATGGAGAGATTCTCCAGCGACCGCAGCGTGCGGCAGTACGCCGCGGAGATCTGGCACACGAAACCCGTGGCACGGCCGGGCGGCGCGGGCACGCCCTCGCCGGTGGCGTGA